In Synchiropus splendidus isolate RoL2022-P1 chromosome 7, RoL_Sspl_1.0, whole genome shotgun sequence, the genomic window AAACGGcgtcttttttgtctttaaaaagtgttttcgcCTCTCATCTTCAAAGAGAATCGCGGGTCTGTTTGTGAATCCCAGACAGTCTGGCATTGACATTCATTAGCCAGGCCGCCTTAATCATCTCGCCTTTTTATCTGCACAGTGTAAAAAACGTCTCCACTCACCGCAGGTACATTTCACGATCTGAACCACAGAAAAGAAGTGAAGCTCTGTCAGGAACTGAAAGTGCAAACACATAATAGTAGGTGGCCCTGTTGTATGCATATGTATCTGCAGGTAAGTACTGAAACAGACATTTAGATGTACAGCGAAGGAGCTGCTGAATAATATATGGATTTAACGCTCAGCTTTCTGAGACCCTCCTGGTAATTAGCCACTTACAGGTGCGAGGTTCTGATGAAACATATTAGAAGGAAGCTTCAGCTGGTGAGGAAAACAATCCAATAAATGAGGGGTTTCACTGCAACAAGCGCTGAGCAGACCGTGTTGACAAGTATGAAGCAGTGAATTCGTGCTCCAGGTCAAGTATGCCATGCCAAGTTACTCCTGCTTTTATCTCAACTGCAGTACTGAGCTTCCACAGATCTCTTCACTTGGGTATGAGACACCTGTGGTGGAGGACCGTGACCTGGTGACTGTTGCTACAAGACCAAGAAATAGACAGATATAGACATATACAGAGACAGAAACATGATGCCTACAAACTGTACGCTGCTGTTCTGATTCATAGTGACGTGTAGTGTCAGACGTGTACacagccctggaagtgacatgcatgtgtttatttttattggatgtgacatgcatgacttttttttctatccCGAGATAATTTTCTCGAGAATTTTTATCTCacgataatttgtatctcgagataacagttatctcaagatacaatcgtaagtGTATGTGCATGcataactgcctctctggcaaagcattttgtatagaTCCACCTGTaacctgtaaccactatgtctcccgtggctttgtaactgtttgGCAACGTTGTTATCCACTGTCAGCAAGCCAGAATATGTCGTTGCGCTTGTGACAGTCCGATCAAGTGCcatctactcaaaataataccacatgtggctgagcttgactttattttttttatcctgagataaaaatgatctcaagataCAAATTATTATGAGGTAACTGTTATttcgggataaaaaaataaagtcatacaTGCCAATTCCCATACGTATATCTGAGCCACCTGTGGTATTAGAAGAAAATTGAAGTCatacatgtcacatccaaaaaaaataaacacatgcatgtcacttccagggctccgtagacgTGACCATCTCTGACTACTTCTCCAACAGGAACGTGTGGTTCGTCTCCTTCATCACAGCACATTGTTGGTGATCTTATTCTTCAGGATCATGTTCAGGGAAACACTATAAAGCCACCAATCATTAAAGTCTGCCATCTTTTATGTAAGGTAAAATGTAAAGCGAGATGACAAATACTTGATCAGATTACAGGGAACAACAGCTCAAATTTTCCTGTTAAACTCTTATCCTGCTGCCACCAGATGCACCGCAAATATTGGACCAGTTAGTGGTTCAAACACCAGCCATAGTGACGGAGGGCAGTGACGTCACACGCATTTAAGCGTCTCATTTTGACTTGTGTTCATGAATTTTGACGGCAACAGTTCACTGTGTAGATTAAGTCGGGAATATtttgagaaatatttttttaatagctTGAAGTGATGCGTCTGAATCTCGGTCATCACAGCTGTCAATCACGGAGCGTTCCAAGGCAGATATATAAAGACGCGCCACTTCGGCAGTCGAACCTGTTGCGCGTCTCGTCGCAGGTCCGCAATAACGATGCGAGCACAGATATAGTGTTAAGGTGTATGGAAATCTGAGAGCGAGTTTATCCTGACGAGAGAGGAAGTCGCCTGTGCAGCCTGAGCGCTGTCAGTGAGCGCCTCCACAGCGGCGGCTGACAGCGGCAGAACGGTGAGTGCGTCCGCCTTTGGTTGTTACCCaccgtatatatatatgttttctgAACTGCATGGAATTATTGGAACTATTTAGACATGTCCTGTTGCTGTATTTCAGAATTATATCAGGATGAAGAAAGTCATCACACGTACAGATTCAGATAAATGTTGAGTCGATCTTAAGACTGATGTCTTCTCTCTGTAAACATCTGGACTAACACGTGTTTTATGAAAGATTTAATGGGGAAAagcccttttttatttttaactgataGGTGTTTTCTTTCAATCTCACTGTGGACATGACCTGATGGATGAGTGAAAATCTCTCCAGATTTGGACCCAAGTGATTTCCTGAGCTTCAGACTACAAAATATCAGAATATTATATCAGTCGTGATAGTTGTTAAATATTCCAGGGTAGAGGTGTGCAGCCAATGCCAAAAGGGTCTAGAACTTGCACAGTGGATGCAGATTTGTACTTGTGTGTACTTTAGGTtggattagatgtcctttatcgTTGCAATacaaattttattttagaattaaTATAGATTATTTACTGacttttttaatgtattatCTGACGTTGCTTGTGTGAGTTTCCGCTatccactctggtttcctcccacagtctaaaaAGATTAGTTGCTGCCCCTTAATTGTTTAAGTCATTgcttcactgtttttttctctgccgCCTCCATAAATAGTCATCATTTCTCTATATGATTATTAGAAGTACACCTCTCTATAACACTGtctccttgttaacattaaagaaaagaaaaaagaaagcaataCATATATCacttgtcatggctgtctatgggatcagttgctgaattgttgcaggctgacagaagactcggaATAAATAGCGAGAAGCGAGAAACAgtgaggagaacaaactaaggaggcaacaaaaagaagatgaagcacacacaaaatttagaaatatacaacaggagcacgagagaaaGGAGGGTGGAGAGAGCGTTTACTGTGAGGACgggaagcaaccatctggcagcacagactggaacccacgTATAGAAATCAGGTTAGTCTGATCAGCTGcactgctgtgaagctgaagagagagaaggaaaaggaaacgatgaaacacatgaaacaacaaaataaaagcacacaagaaacgaaacatgacacaacttacaataaagaataactaaaGTAACATTGTTTACATCTCTAACAGAAAATACTGATAGTGCATCAACTTgcctgaaataaatacaaaaaaaaaaaacataagtgGATGTGCAATTGCACTTAgttctagtacggcaaaaaagtatgttccccgaGGAACCCCCTGGCATCGCTCCATGCCCCCtgctatttgagaaggactggtcTAGAAGGAGAGACAATCCTTGTGTTTGAACCATCAAATACTGGAAAGAACTAATGTGTGCTGTCCCTGTGGTTTGAGTAAAAATGTTTCCTACAAGTGAAAGAAAGGATTCTTTGATGACACTGAAAGAGGTTTCAGTTTGTGAGAAGGTGCTCCGAGCCATTGATGTGGTCGGTAAGACCAACTGGGAACAGTGTGAAGCCTCTCCGTGCCCCCACCCATCCGTGCTAGTGATCGTACCGGAGATCATTACTGAACAACATGAGAGTGACAGAAAATAATTATGTTCTCAGCGTGGCCAGTTTAGAGCCAGTACTGAGCAGGGGGTTGTTTTGATCTGTGGGAGGCAATAGGAGTCACCAGACGAAACCCCTCGACTCCCCAGCTAATTACAGTGTAATTGCCGACGTACTTTTTTATGACTCTCAGTCGCATCAGCCGTCGCCTCCAACACATGATCGGGACACAAACAGTGTCAAGAGGACGGATGAGAGGCTCTTcatcttgctcaagggcacctCAGCAGAGAGCTTATGTTCCAATAATAACCTTGACGGGGCCGTGTGAATGGAGGGATTTCAGAACGGTCTATTATTGTGGTCTGttttggatctttttttttcaatatatttcatCCTCTCCTCTGAGTGCTGTGAGGAGGTTGCTCCCTGGTGAGGAGCTTGGAGCTTGTCCAACTGGGAGAAGACCTCAGGAAAGACCTGGGAACCGCTGGAGTCATAGAACTGGGGACACTCCAGCATTACTCTGGAGCCATCAGAGGTTTCTATGGAGAGGGTTGTTTGGCTGGCTTTACTTTGTCACTGCAGAAAATGGACAGATGGGTGAAGGAAACAGAATAAAACTATGAACCAGACTTGGGAGGGATCCAGGACTCTCATCTTTGTGTACTTCTTATACACCTCAAATACTGTCCCCGTTATCCCAGAACAACCCTGGATAGATGTTTAACAATTTACAACCAGTGATGCCAGAAACGCATCACACATTACCTgtatatcacaacctttttcagtaacGGGTAATCTGACGCGTCATTATTTCAAACcaaagttacttatctaagtcaccgtgcgttactattgttgccattgtcgggaagctAAATATTAACAttcgctttctacaactgcgtcttGGCATGgcgtcatgtgcgggacacgccagtcacgttttcaacacgcgggcagctcaTGTGTCAAGCTGACGGAGCGTTGACCCCGTCATGAGAGACTGAGACGTGGTTTTCTGACTTGTTTGCAGCAACCTGTCATGGAGGGCAGCGGCTGGCCGGCGGAGCTCCCCACTCCACATGAGCTGCGTGAGGAGAGCGAGAACAACAGCCACGCCATCTTTGAAGTGGCCCTGCAGAACGGCTCGTCCAAGCGCGGCGGCCAGTTCGCAGGTGTGGAGCTGCTCCAGTCCTTCAAGCTGCTCATCATCCCCTGCTACACGCTGGTGGCCCTGGTGGGAGTCTTTGGCAACTACCTGCTGCTCTACGTCATCTGTCGCACCCGCAAGATGCACAACGTCACCAACTTCTTCATCGGCAACTTGGCCTTCTCCGACATGCTGATGTGCGCCACCTGCGTCCCCTTCACCCTGGCTTACGCCTTCAACCCCCACGGCTGGGTGTTCGGCCGCTTCATGTGCTACCTGGTGTACCTCATCCAGCCTGTCACCGTCTACGTGTCCGTCTTCACGCTCACCGCCATCGGCGTGGACAGGTAGCCGCAGAATTACAGCGAGAGCGGATTTACTCCGATGAGTCACGTCATGTGCTTGTAATCACTGCACATAATAGTAGTTCTTGTTGGGCAGAACAAATGTGCCACACGTAAATGtcaaattgaaatgaatgtaGCTCAGGTGGAGGCTGTCATTTTGAGGTTTTTCTGCTCCTCATTCACAACACGGTGTCCAAAACAGGTCAGTCAGATGTGAGAAATGAACGAAATGTCTCACGTACTGAAAGCCTTCCTAGGAGAACTGGTTGACAAGTCCGAGGCTGTGGTGAAGTGGGCTTTTGTCCTGGTTTCTGAAGCGGCAGTGAAAgacttcctgtctgtcctctGCAGATACCACGCCACGGTGCATCCTCTGAAAAGGCGCCTCTCGGTCCTGGCTTGCACCTACTTGCTGTCTGCCATCTGGCTGCTCTCCACGGTCCTGGTGGCCCCGGCTGTGGCTCACACCTACCACGTGGAGTTCAAGACCGAGGGCTTCACCATCTGTGAGGAGTTCTGGATGGGTCAGGAGAAGGAGCGGCTGGTGTACGGCTACAGCACCCTCTTCATCACCTACCTCCTGCCTCTGTCGGCGCTCAGCATCTCCTACCTCTGCATCTCCGTCAAGCTGCGGAACTGCGTGGCGCCGGGCCACCTCACCCAGAGTCAGGCCAAGGCCCAGCGGCTGCGCAAGCGTAAGACCTTCCGCTTGGTGAGCCTGGTGGTGGCGGCGTTTGGCGTGTGCTGGCTGCCCATCAGCGTGTTCAACGTGCTGCGTGACGTCGACATCCGCCTGATCGACAAGCGCTACTTCCTGCTCATCCAGCTGCTGTGCCACCTGTGCGCCAtgagctcctcctgctgcaacCCTTTCCTCTACGCCTGGCTGCACGACCGCTTCCGGGCTGAGCTCCGGAAGATGTTCACATGTCGCCGACGCATCGGCATCTCTGGCAACAACTGTGCCACAGCCAGCGTGGCCTTGTGAGGATTTATACACCGACATCAACATGACCGCGCAAGATTCATCTATAGATGGTGTCCATTTAAAGAGGAAAATGACAGCATGAAGTTCTGAATATCTCATTCTGCTGAGGAGCAAAAGTGTTTTGTGAGAATGTTGATGAAGATTCACTGATAATCGTCACCATCCTGTGGCTTAAAAGCACAATCTATCAGAGCTTCTTAGACTTTAACTTCTTAATATCACAATGGAGAAATTCACTGTTACAGAGTTAAGAATGGAGAACATGAGGCAGGAGGGGggagaaaaaagcaaaactgtgAGGGGGGCACAGTGTGGGATTTGGAACACCTCAGCACATGAGCAACatggaaaacacaacaacagaactcaaGGACTGCACGtatgggagggagggagaggtgtTGGGTGGGAGCCACCAACCTTTCTGCCCTGAGAGGGAGGCAGAGTGCGGGCCAAAGAAGGCGTTGAGAACAAGGGTGAAGAGTCAAGGGTGAAGAGTGATGTGAAAGGAGGACAGGAGGGGGTGGAGAATTTTGTCTGCACAACTTCCAGGAGAGTTGAGCAACCTTGGGAGGCCGGTTGTATCTGGGAGCCAATGGAGATAACTTGTTATGGGTTCTAATCCCATGTTATTTGACTGACTTACCAAGGCGGAGAAATTGACGCTATTGCGATGACGGTTAGTAAAGTTATGCGAATGGACTAGTCGGACGCTTATTCAGGAAGTAATGCCACTTGTGATCTGTCGAGGGTGCAGTGCACGCACCTGCCACATGAACTCGGTCACATCTGAGGAGTCGCTCCACCACGTGTCTTCTCTCTGGATGACGACTGTGAACAATCGCTTTGACTTTTTGACGTTTTGTCCAGCGATGAAGCCTCTGTTGTCATGTCTGGAAGGTTCTttgttggttttgttgtttctgaAAGTGTTATTTTGATGTGACGTCTGCTGTGATGTGAATGCTAATGCTAGCTGGCGACATAGCTAACGCTCGGCCGAATGTTCCTGTGGTTTTCATGTCATCTCCTACAACCAATAAATCACTTGTGTAACGCTTCGTTTGAGAACTAACATCGCTTCACATCGCTGCACAAACCGCCGTCGATTTTAGCTGTTAAATCGCTGACCTTGAGGGATAACAAATAAATCACACTTTTTTAATCtgttaaaatgtaaattaaaggAAGTTTAATCAATGCATTAATTTGCGATTAAACaccattaaaaaacacaaacacataaatgaaaaaaaacgatGTTGATAGTGTGTGAACATGTTCATTTTTCAAGCTCATAAAAGTGTATATTTTGACCAGGATTTGAAGACAATGTGTCAATTTGTGGACAAAAGCCTCAACCCAGCGACCATGACACGTTTGTTTGGGCCCTTCTACCTAGTGATGAGAATGGGACAAGATTGTTACAGTTCCTGCATT contains:
- the prlhr2a gene encoding prolactin releasing hormone receptor 2a, whose amino-acid sequence is MEGSGWPAELPTPHELREESENNSHAIFEVALQNGSSKRGGQFAGVELLQSFKLLIIPCYTLVALVGVFGNYLLLYVICRTRKMHNVTNFFIGNLAFSDMLMCATCVPFTLAYAFNPHGWVFGRFMCYLVYLIQPVTVYVSVFTLTAIGVDRYHATVHPLKRRLSVLACTYLLSAIWLLSTVLVAPAVAHTYHVEFKTEGFTICEEFWMGQEKERLVYGYSTLFITYLLPLSALSISYLCISVKLRNCVAPGHLTQSQAKAQRLRKRKTFRLVSLVVAAFGVCWLPISVFNVLRDVDIRLIDKRYFLLIQLLCHLCAMSSSCCNPFLYAWLHDRFRAELRKMFTCRRRIGISGNNCATASVAL